DNA sequence from the Halocalculus aciditolerans genome:
GACGCCTTCTTCTGTATCCCAATCAACGTCCGCCTCTTCCAACGAATTCTCCCGAGTCCGATTACAGTAGTCGTAGATGACGGCCTCATTGACAAAGAGCGCGTTTTCAGTGTCGAAGAGGCGCTCGGCTTCGTCCCGCCAGGCATCATGGAGGAAGGTCAGCCCGATCAATAGGCCGTTGTCTAAGAAATACCGCGCCATGGTTCACCCGGTCACCTCGATGTCAAGGAAGGGTACGACGAAGGCTTCTGCCGCTTGTAAAGCCGTTTCTGAATCACGAGCATTCTGACGTGCATTAGTCCGCTCCCGTTCCAAAAGATCGGCCCGCATCGCCTCTTTTTCCGCCTCAATATCGGAGATATCCCGCTCCGCCTCGATCTCCTTCCTAGAAACGCCGTTGTTCTCGCGGCAGGCTAACTCCAAGCAGAACAACCGCCAAAACTTCGTCGCAAGTCGGTCAACTTCCTCGGCATCGAAGTCATTGTCATTCAATTCAGCTCGCATCACCCGATACCAGATCATCAGATCATCTTCGTAGGCAGGGAAGTCGGCCGTCGGGAACGCTTGAACGAATTCTAGAAGGTTACGCCGGATCTGTTTGCGATTATTATCTCCAAACAGCGTGGCTTGACTTGAGTCAGCGGCAACCTCGATTTGCGTATCTAATTCACGATAAATTCGTTGTACGTCATACGGAGCTTCTTCGTACATCTCGTCAGTAATGCCCTCCAGATTTTTGCGGTAGTACTTGTCGAGACTCCGTGACAGGGCCTTCCGCGCTTTCCGAACTGTCCCATGAGACGCCTGGATATCCTCAATGCTAGTGTCACACTGGATCCGTTGTCCACTACCCGTAGAAATCGTACGAATACCCGTATTCGCGGTCTTCACCTCTGTCCCATACATGTACCAAAAATACGGGATATCAGCGGTGACGTTCTCGTCCTCGAGCTCCTTCGCGGCAAAGTAGAGGACCTTGTTGAACGCTTTCGGTGGGATCGATCCAGAATACGTTGATTGGTGTTCATTGAGCAGTATCGCAGTGATTTCCTCCAACGATAGCTGGGGACTCATGGGAGCGTCTTGTCAAAACGAAGTGGAGGTGGTTGTAAATAACCTCGCCTGAGAATGTCGATTTCTACGGAGGTTTTTTCTCACATACTTTCGTAGTCCTGTTCACTGTGTCATGGGAGGATCTCGAGGGGAAAGGTGAGGCGAGCCATCACCGCGGAGAGGTCTATCGCCAAGTCGTAGAAGAATACTTAGAGTCGGGCGAATTTCTTCGTCAAGGTGAGCCCTATTCGGGCACGAAAGACATTCGTCTCACGCGACCGGCACACAACGAGGAGAAGGTGTTCCGCGTTGAGACGAAGAATACCAAGGCCAGGATCGGAAGCGAGTCATTCGTAACCGAGGTGGCTCGTCACTGCTTAGATTTCCATTTCGGCGATGAAGAGTTTGAGTGGTACATTTACGCGCCCGAGTATTCGAACCCAGATCGGTGGCGGCACATTTTCGACGGCCGAATTCGCCGTGAAGACGAAGTGGGAGACTACTTCGGCGAAATAATTGAGAAACACAATCTCACCGAGGAGGAAGCTAAGAAGTTCGCGGAGTTGGACGTCGAAGACTTTCGAGAGTTTATCGAAGTTGTCGCGCTGAAGAAGGCCACATCTGGTCGTCTCCAAGAACTGATTCGGGAGAATACGAAGACCGATCGTGCTGAGAAGAAGTGGGAGTTCTACATTCAGGAAAACGAGCCCAAGTACGAGCCGACTGATTATCTCCCGAACTTCTTCAGGATTACAGCGTATCCGGACAGTGTCTGGGAGATGCAGAGCATGGCGACCGGCCTCAACGATGTGTTTGACGCTGTTCCCCGGTATTTCCCCCTTTGGGTCGAAGGTGCCAGTGCATACAGCCTCGTAAGTCCGGATACCTTGCCGGCTGAACTGGAGCCACTTCTCAAGACCGACGAAAGCACTGAGCACGAGTTCGAAAAGTGGGCCTTCGAGGACGGCACCCCCGTTGACCGCCGAATTGTCACCGGGTTACTGAACAAACAACTGATTTGGCGTGGCACTCAGCTACATGAGGCATGCCGGGCAGTGCGCCATAACAGGACATTCAAACTCATCATCCCCCTCCCGGAGGGCGGACACGTCCAAAAGACACTCACGGGGGAAATCATCGACCCGGACGATGCGCAAACCGAGAAAGTAGAGGGCTACACCGTTACACGGGATATGGGACGAGGAATCGGGCATAGATATGGGCATCCTGAGGTCAAATTTTACGGTCGCCACGGGTACGCGTTTATTTCGACAGGCTGGTTGTTCACAGCGGAAGGCAGAGGTAATTCAGTAATCGAGGGTGATGCCGCAGACGATCTTCACAACAGCCTCGACAAGAACAATTACGGGAAGACACCGAATCGACGAGCGCAATTTCGACAATGGCGACAGTATCTCCGCATGGGTCAGGGGGAGGACGAAAAGCTCGTTGGTGAGGAATTAGCCCGAATGGACGCCTCTCAGCGGATGGTGTTCGAACGGCCGCAAGAGTTGCATCTCTCAATGCGGCCTCCGAAGAATAGCGAGGAACGGGACGAGCTTATGGAGGTGAACTAACCGATGGCAGGCGATCAGTTCCAGTTGGAACGACTCGAAGAGCCGAGCCTCGTATTCGCGGGCGGCGGGGAGAAGAAAGACCCACGTGCCGGGATTTTGGAACACGGTCCATGCCCGCGGTCCGCGGAGGACGTTGCTGAAGTTGTGAATGTCGGCATCGTCGGGGATAGTCGTTCGATCAGCATGATGGAGGGGCTACTGCGGGCGATGCGCGGTGGGATTGAGAGTCGCCAGAAGCGAAAGCGCTGGAAAACACCCTTCCCGGGGCTTGGTGTCGATTCCCGTCTGGGGTTTGACTACCAACTTGTGGAGCAATGGAAGGGCCGGATTCGTGATGACAAGATGGAGGCGTTAGAGGATGTACGTGGGCGAGATGAGCGGGCTGAGTTCGCATTTAAGCACATCAAATACCAGATTCAGAGTATCTGTAACACGACGCCGTCGCCTGACGTGATCTTCGTCACGATTCCTGAGCGCATCGTGGAGGCCTGTTCCGACCCTAACACAGACACGACTGAAATTCGAACTGAGAACGGGAACTTCCGGAGTCGAATCAAAATCGCGGGGATGGAGAAGCATACCCCGACGCAACTCATGTCGCCGGAAGTGCTTCGGGACACGCGCGACGTGCAGGAGCGGTCCGAAGTCGCGTGGAATGTCGCCGTCGGGATGTTGTATAAGGCACGTCGCGGGCGTCCATGGAAGCTTGGGAAGCTCCGGAATCAGACTTGTTACGCGGGGATTTCGTTCTTCAAAGAGCGTGGTGAAGATCCAAAGATGCGGGCTTCAGTAGCGCAAGTCTTCATCCCGGATGGCCGGCATTTTGTGATTCGTGGCGATCCTGTCGAGGACGTTGCGAGTGATGAACCGCAGACCCACTTGTCGTATGAGGATGCGAAGACGCTGGTGGAAGATATCTTAGAGAACTACGGGAGCCATATGGATGAGCGACCACGGCGACTGGTGCTCCATAAGTCGTCGAACTTCTTGGACGAAGAAGCGCGTGGCTTCCATGACGGGGCGGAGGACGTCCCGGAGAAGGACTTTGTCACAATTCGAAAGAAGCATCCTCTCCGCATTTTCCCGCCGTCTGGTGATCACCCAGTGCTTCGAGGCACCTTAGCTATCCCTCAAGGTGAGAAGGAGTACTATCTCTACACAAAAGGGTACGTGCCTGAACATTCAGTGTACAATGACCCGGGGACGCCGAACCCGATCGTCATCCGCCCGCACTCAGAATACTACACAGGCGACTATAGCCGGATCTGTGATGAAATTCTGGCGTTCACAAAGCTCGACTGGAACAGCTCTGACTTCTGTAAGCGAAGCCCAGTCACAATCGGTATCGCAGATGCAGTGAGCGACATTCTGGCCGAACCCGAAGCCTCCGACGTCAACCTTGAGACACACTATTATTACTACATGTGAGATGGGGAAGGACGTTCTCGCTCCTTTCGGTACGGTTCTGTAGGTTCGGCGAACGTCTATGTTGGAGTCGGAAGTTTACTAGTTCACCTAAATGTTAACTCGATACCCATCAAACTAGTTGATAGGTGATTGCCATGGATTACGTCTCCGGGGATGATAACACGAATAACAAGCATCTGGCAGAGGCATTGGATATGACAAGGGAAGGCAGTGCGCCGCCTGACGGGACGACAGGGTACGACGAGCAACGCTTCCAGGGCGACGTTGAGACACTCCGGGATTCCTGTTTCCACGTCGCTATTGAAGAACTGCAAAAGATTGAGTCGGCATCAGGAGAGAACCAAGAGGACATTGATCGCGTCATCGAAATGCTTCAGAACGCCAGATATGCGAATGATGAGCGTAGAGCGCAAGTAATGGCAGAGGCCCACGATATCCTACAGGATGTTTGGGTACCACCGAAATAACGACCAGTAGTTCCGAGCACGGTTTCTTGATGTAGTTTCTCGTAACGGGGCGTTTTCATTGAGCGGAGAGTTTTATACAGGTTCCCCGGAGAAGTACGCTCTATGGCCATTCACTATCTCATTTCAGAGGAGTCCAGAGAACGCATTAACAATGAGTTCTGGAACGGCTACGACCCGGAACACTGGTTTTACAAAATCAAGATGTATGACGCGTTGCTGGAGAACACAGCTGATTTTATGGACGAGATGGGGGATGAGGAACTCCAAGAGAAGTCCGCTGACTCATTCCACCAGGCTATCGAGAGCGAAATTGTCTTCAACTTCTATCATATGACAGAGTCCCTGTTTATGCTCATAAGCGTGTGTAACAGCCTTCTTCCATGGGTTGAGATGAGGCACATTCGAGTCAATGAGATTGCCGATTTTATGCGCGATGTAGTAGTGGAGAAGGACTGGGAGGATGGTCACATTAAGCAGATTTTCTATCCGGGTATGAGAGAGCCGGAAGAACACGAGGGAACAATGGAACCTTCTATCGAGTTTATTGAGGAATACCTAGCCCGGATGAGTGAGTGGTATTTGGACAACGACATCTACAATGAATACAAACACGGAATGCGACTCTCCACCTCAGGGGGGCGACTACAAATAGCGCCCGAAAAGGAGTTCATGGGAGAAACCGAGCCAGTAGTATTCGAACGAGAAGGGACTACCCATGTGTACCTAAAGGAGGAAGAGGTTGGGCGAGACGATAGTGAGGTGTATTATACCCTGACTCGAGTGATGAGCGGATTTGACTACGAACTATTCCAGCAGTTCTGTTACATCAACTACCTCCTGATCGATCAAATCGTTAGCATCCGCCGAGAACAACTCCAAGGGAGCCGAGAAGACGAGGAAGAGGCGCGAATCGAGGTGCACTCGTTCCACGATATGGATATTGATGAGATATTCGATTACAATCACGAGAAAGAATGGGAGTTCACAGTCTCCTACCCAGCCGGCGATTCTATGGTAACGATTGAGTGAACGTGCTCTATTGGGGGATTAGCCCACATATGGACCGATACACAATGAGACGGCCATAGAGCCTCCGTGCCGCTAGACTCTGAGGAGATGTTTCTACCGGCCCAAGTATGCATACTGCCCTTGATGTGGAGTGTAGCTTGAAATAGCCTGGCTGATATTACCGCGCATATGCTCAAACCCTTCGAGATCTCTGAGCGACTTCAGTCCCGATTAGAATCAGTTGAGGAGCAAGTAACAGACGCCTACGAGAGTGGGACGGCAAGATCTGAAGATAGAGTTTCAGGATATCTATCCGGGATTCTGTCTGCGGAGCTTGATGACACATTCACGTCTGGTTCTGACGAAATACGTATTGACGTCGACGCGTTCGAAGGGACGAACGAACCTGAGAGTGGTGTGGACATTGGCCTTCGATATCAGCTAG
Encoded proteins:
- a CDS encoding argonaute/piwi family protein, whose protein sequence is MAGDQFQLERLEEPSLVFAGGGEKKDPRAGILEHGPCPRSAEDVAEVVNVGIVGDSRSISMMEGLLRAMRGGIESRQKRKRWKTPFPGLGVDSRLGFDYQLVEQWKGRIRDDKMEALEDVRGRDERAEFAFKHIKYQIQSICNTTPSPDVIFVTIPERIVEACSDPNTDTTEIRTENGNFRSRIKIAGMEKHTPTQLMSPEVLRDTRDVQERSEVAWNVAVGMLYKARRGRPWKLGKLRNQTCYAGISFFKERGEDPKMRASVAQVFIPDGRHFVIRGDPVEDVASDEPQTHLSYEDAKTLVEDILENYGSHMDERPRRLVLHKSSNFLDEEARGFHDGAEDVPEKDFVTIRKKHPLRIFPPSGDHPVLRGTLAIPQGEKEYYLYTKGYVPEHSVYNDPGTPNPIVIRPHSEYYTGDYSRICDEILAFTKLDWNSSDFCKRSPVTIGIADAVSDILAEPEASDVNLETHYYYYM